One region of Tamandua tetradactyla isolate mTamTet1 chromosome 6, mTamTet1.pri, whole genome shotgun sequence genomic DNA includes:
- the TBX4 gene encoding T-box transcription factor TBX4 isoform X4, producing the protein MFPSYKVKVTGMNPKTKYILLIDIVPADDHRYKFCDNKWMVAGKAEPAMPGRLYVHPDSPATGAHWMRQLVSFQKLKLTNNHLDPFGHIILNSMHKYQPRLHIVKADENNAFGSKNTAFCTHVFPETSFISVTSYQNHKITQLKIENNPFAKGFRGSDDSDLRVARLQSKEYPVISKSIMRQRLVSTQLSAKPDVSPLHGTHQVLQHYQYENGAHMQFAAAEPQDLPLNTFPSQRDSSLFYHCLKRRADSARHLDLPCKRSYLEAPSSVGEDHYFRSPPPYDQQMLSPSYCSEVTPREACMYSGSGPEIAGVSGVDDLPPPPLSCNMWTSVSPYTSYSVQTMETVPYQPFPTHFTTTTMMPRLPTISAQSSQPPGNTHFSVYNQLSQSQVRERGPTASFPRERGLPPVCERKPPSPHLNAANEFLYSQSFSLSRESSLQYHSGMGTVENWTDG; encoded by the exons ATGTTCCCCAGCTACAAGGTAAAAGTCACAGGCATGAACCCTAAGACCAAGTACATCCTGCTGATTGATATCGTCCCTGCGGATGACCACCGCTACAAGTTCTGTGACAACAAATG GATGGTGGCAGGGAAGGCTGAGCCAGCAATGCCAGGAAGGCTGTACGTCCACCCGGACTCTCCTGCCACTGGGGCCCACTGGATGCGGCAGCTGGTCTCCTTCCAGAAGCTGAAGCTGACAAACAACCACCTGGACCCCTTCGGCCAT ATCATCCTCAACTCCATGCACAAGTACCAGCCACGGTTACACATTGTTAAGGCTGATGAGAACAATGCTTTTGGCTCCAAAAACACAGCCTTCTGCACCCATGTGTTTCCAGAAACCTCCTTCATCTCTGTGACCTCCTACCAGAATCACAAG ATCACACAGCTGAAGATTGAAAACAACCCTTTTGCCAAGGGATTCCGGGGCAGTGATGACAGCGACTTGCGTGTGGCCCGGCTGCAGAG CAAAGAATACCCTGTGATTTCCAAAAGCATCATGAGGCAGAGGCTCGTCTCCACCCAGCTTTCAGCCAAACCCGATGTCAGCCCCCTGCATGGCACCCACCAGGTCCTCCAGCACTACCAGTATGAGAACGGAGCTCACATGCAGTTTGCTGCGGCCGAACCACAAGACCTTCCCCTTAACACCTTCCCAAGCCAGAGGGACTCAAGCCTCTTCTATCATTGCCTGAAAAGACGAG CAGACAGTGCTCGCCACCTGGACTTACCCTGCAAGCGATCCTATCTGGAAGCTCCTTCTTCGGTGGGGGAGGATCACTATTTCCGCTCTCCCCCTCCCTATGACCAACAGATGCTGAGCCCTTCCTATTGCAGTGAGGTGACCCCAAGAGAAGCCTGTATGTACTCAGGTTCAGGGCCTGAGATTGCTGGGGTGTCTGGGGTGGATGatttgcccccacccccactgagcTGTAACATGTGGACTTCTGTCTCACCGTACACAAGCTACAGCGTTCAGACAATGGAGACTGTGCCTTATCAACCCTTCCCCACACACTTCACCACTACCACTATGATGCCTCGGCTGCCTACCATCTCTGCTCAGAGCTCCCAGCCACCAGGAAACACCCACTTCAGTGTCTACAATCAACTCTCACAATCTCAGGTCCGAGAGCGGGGGCCTACTGCCTCGTTTCCAAGAGAGCGTGGCCTCCCTCCAGTGTGTGAGAGGAAACCACCCTCTCCGCACCTGAATGCTGCCAATGAATTTCTCTACTCCCAAAGCTTCTCCTTGTCTCGGGAATCTTCCTTACAGTATCATTCAGGAATGGGGACTGTAGAGAACTGGACTGATGGATGA